From the genome of Thauera chlorobenzoica:
GCCGACACGGTCGAGAAGCCGGTGGCGATGATCGCGGCCTCGCGCAGGGTGTAGTGGCCTTGGGCGTACATGCGGGCCGTGATCAGCAGGCCCACCGAGTAGCTGCCGACGAAGGAGGCCACGGCGTCGATTGCCGACTTGCCCGGCGTACGCCAGATCGGCCGCATCACCGGCTGCGTCAGCACCCCGGTGAGCTCGAGCAGGCCGAAGCCGATCAGGAACACCAGCGCAAGCGCGCCCAGCGGCACGATTAGCGCCAGGGTCAGCACCAGCTTGTCGAACAGGAAGGGCAGCATGCCCGGCGCGTACACCGCCTCGGGGCCGACACGGAACAGGAAGGCAACGCCGATCGCCAGGCCGAGCACCTTCAGCACCGAGAAGGCGAGCGCGACCGCGTTCTCGCGCCAGGTGCCGTGGATCCACGGCTGGAGGGCGCCATAGGCCATCAGCAGCATTGCGATCCCGATTACCAGGGGGCGCGCTTCCTTGAGCAAGAAGCTGGCCGCATGGTCGAGGACGATGGTGGACTTGCCGCCGATCTCGAAGGGCACGAAAAAGATCAGCAGGCCAACCAGGCTGTAGCCAAGCAGGCGCACCAGCGCCAGGTTCCGGGCAGGCGTAGGCACGGCCGCAGTGGGTTGTTCGGTCATCGGGGTCTCCTCCGGTGGATGGGTTTCGTTTGAGCTTGAGGGCGACGGCGTCGTGTTCAGCCGTTGAGGGTGAGCAGGTGGACCAGGCGCCCGGCGACACGGGCGGTGCGATGGTCGATGTCGTGTTCGGGGTTGAGTTCGGCGAGGTCGGCGACGCGCAGCTTGCCGCTGTCGCGCAGGTGTTCGACCAGCGCCTCGAGCAGCACCAGTGGCACGCCGCGTGCGGCCGGTGCGCTGACGCCGGGTGCCTCGCTGGCGGGCAGTACGTCGAGGTCGATCGTCAGGTAGAGGTGGTCACAATCGGCGATGAAGGTGTCGAGCGCGGCGCGCACCTCCGGCAGTGTGACCGGGGTGATCTCGCGGTCCTCGCGCACCAGCACGTCGAGCTCGGCGGCGCGGCGGAACAGCGCGCGGGTGTTGGAGGTCCGGCTCACGCCCAGGCAGGCGTAGCGGAAGGGCCAGCCGCGCGCCGCGGCGGCCTCGGCGATCTGCGCGAAGGGGGTGCCCGAAGAATGTGCATGGGCCGGGTCGCGCAGGTCGAAATGGGCGTCCAGATTGACGATGCCGATGCGCGGCGTGCGCTCACCGTTGTGCTTGAGATGGGCGGCGAGCCCCTGCCAGGTGCCGAAAGCGACCTCGTGGCCACCGCCTAGCACGAGCGGGAAATGCCCGCCGGCGAGGATCTCGGCGAGGTTCTGCGCCAGCCGCACCTGCGCGCCTTCGAGATCGCCGTCGGTGCACACCACGTCGCCGGCATCGTAAGCGGGACCGCTGCGGTGCCAGGCCAGCCCGGCGAGCGCCTTGCGGATCGCTGCCGGGGCGGCAGCCGCGCCCGGGCGGCCCTGGTTGCGGCGCACCCCCTCGTCGCAGGCGAAGCCGAGCAGCACCGCGCCCGGTGCGGCGGCGGTGGAGAATGGGACGATCACCTGATGCCAGCGCGGGCTGTCGGGTTCAGGGTCGATCCGGCCCATCCAGGCGTCCATCGTATTGCGGTCGGTATTCATCGTGCCTCCGGCGTGCGGCAATGGGTGATGCGGCCGCCGAACACGCGCTGGCGCAGACGACCCGGCTGCACGGCGTAGGCGAGTTCGGCACTGTGAGCGACGTCCCATACGCACAGATCAGCGCGCTGGCCGACCGCGATGCGGCCGATTTCGGCCAGGCCGAGCGCGCGTGCGCCGTGCGCGGTCATGCCGGCGAGCGCTTCGCGCGGAGTCAGGCGGAACAGGGTGCAGGCAAGGTTGAGCATCAGCGTCGGCATGAACAGCGGCGAACTGCCCGGGTTGGCGTCGGTGGCGAGCGCGATCGGTACGCCATGGCAGCGCAGCAGTTCGACCGGCGGCAGTTGCGTCTCGCGCAGGGTCAGGAAGGCGCCGGGCAACAACACGCCCACCGTGCCGGCGGCGGCCATCGCCTGCACGCCAGCTTCGTCGAGGTATTCGAGGTGGTCGGCCGACAGTGCGCCGTAGCGTGCGGCGAGCGCCGCGCCGCCCAGATTGGACAACTGTTCGGCGTGAACCTTGATCGCCAGGCCGTGGTGGTGTGCAGCCTGGAACACGCGCTCGCACTGCGCGGGGCTGAAGGCAATGCCCTCGCAAAACACATCGACCGCATCGGCCAGCCCTTCGGCCGCGGCCGTCGGGATCATCCGCTCGCACACCTGGTCGATGTAGCCGTCGGCGTCACTGGTGAATTCGGGCGGCAGGGCATGGGCACCGAGCAGGGTGGTCGTCACGCGCACCGGCAGCCCGCCTTCTTCCGGCTGGCCGAGGCGGCGCGCGACGCGCAGCATCTTCAGTTCGCCGGCCACGTCGAGGGCGTAGCCCGATTTGATTTCGACCGTGGTGACGCCATCGTCCACCAGTGCCTGCAGGCGGGGCAGGGCGGCCTCGAACAGAGCGTGTGCGCTCGCTGCGCGGGTGGCGCGCACGGTGCTCAGGATGCCGCCCCCGGCGCGCGCAATTTCGGCATAGCTGACGCCTTCGAGGCGTCTCTCGAACTCGCCGGCACGGCTGCCGCCGAACACCAGATGGGTGTGGCAGTCGACCAGGCCGGGCGTGACTAGACCGCCTCGCCCCGCCTCCCTGCAGCCTTCGGCCTGCGCCGGGTCGAAGCCGGCCTCGGGCCACAAGCCCGTGATCCGCGCCCCATCGATGCGCACCACCATCGGCTGCGGCAGCGTCTGCAGGCCGTCGAACACGGTTGCTTCCCGCCACAGCATTGATTGGCCGTTTTGTGTACTCACTTATCTGCTCATTAGTCCGGTATTTGTCTATACAATAGAGAAGCATCGAGAGCAGGTCAACACGCTTTGAAAGAAATTTTCCTGCCCGCCCCAGCGCTCTGTATAGGTACCGCAGCGGACTCGCCCTCAGTCGATATACCCGCTGGATCCACGACCCGTGGAAGCAGCGCTGGCCGCGTGCCTTTTCGTCTTCTTCCGCCACAGCAGCCCCAGGAGATCGCACATGGCATTTTGTGTATACAAAATCTCTACCCCCCTCACTCACAGGCCTCGCCGATGGAACTGAAATGGTTGGAAGATTTCCTGAGCCTCGCTGACAGTGGCAGCTTTTCGCGCTCGGCCGAGCAGCGCCATGTGTCGCAGCCGGCCTTCTCGCGCCGGATCCGTGCCCTCGAGGCTTGGCTCGGGGTGGTGCTCGTTGACCGCAGCACCTTCCCGACCCGCTTGACCGAGGCGGGCGAGGCCTTCAAGGGGCCGGCAGCCGACCTCATCAACCGCCTCCATGGGGCGCGTGCGCTGGTACGCGGCCACCAGGCCGCCGCCGGGGATGCGCTGGTGTTCGCAGTGCCGCATACCCTCGCGTTCGCCTTCTTTCCGGCCTGGCTCGGCCGTCTCAAGACCGGCTTCGGCGAACTGCCGGTGCGGCTGGTCGCCGGCAACGTTCATGACGTGGTGACCATGCTGGTGGAAGGTGGCTGCGATCTGCTGCTGTGCTACCACCACCCGGCGCAGCCAGTGTGGCTCGATCCGGGGCGTTTCGAGGGTCTGCGCCTGCCGCTCGAGCAGGTCCGCCCCTACCTGCCGCGGCGGCTCGTCGGGGCCGCCGACTGGCAGTTGCCGGGCCGCCCAGAGGAGCCGATCCCGTTCCTGCGCTACGGTTCCAATACCTATCTGCGGCGCATGGTCGACACCATCCTCGACCGCGCCGTCCGCCCCGCCCACCTCGCCATGCAGTACGAATCGGACATGGCCGAGAGCCTCAAGGCGATGCTGCTCGCCGGCCACGGATTGGCTTTCCTGCCGGTGAGCGCTGTCGCTCGCGAAGTGGAGCGTGGCGAGGTGGTGGTCGCCGGTGGGCCGGAATGGAGCCTGGAGATGGAAGTGCGGCTCTACCGTGACCGCGCCAACAGCCGGCCCGGATTGCTCCGGTTGTGGCAGTACCTGGCCGCGCAAACGGCACACCCCCCGGGCTGAGCAAGGCTGCGTAGGAGAAGCTCGCGCCTGGTGCCGCTCCCCCTATGCGCAATACGCATGGCCCGATGTAGCAACGGCATGTGCTTACGCCTTGCCGATCCACACAATGCACGCACCTTCCACCCCAGCCAGAGGCACACAGATGAGTGCGACACGACAAGACAAGACGAGCCCGGACCGGCTCGCCGGCCTTTCCTACCTCAATCCGGCCGCGCCCGAGCCGTGGGCGAGCTTCGTCGAGCAGATCGAGCGTGTGCGTCCCTACCTGGGTTCGCTCGAACGCTGGATCGAAACCCTGAAGCATCCCAAGCGCACCCTGATCGTAGATGTGCCGATCGAGCGCGACGACGGCACTGTCGCCCACTACGAGGGCTACCGGGTGCAGCACAGTCTGTCGCGCGGGCCGGGTAAGGGCGGCGTGCGTTTCCACCCCGACGTCACCCTCAACGAGGTCATGGCGCTCGCCGGCTGGATGACGATCAAGAATGCCGCGGTCGGTCTGCCCTTCGGCGGCGCCAAGGGCGGCATCCGGGTCGATCCAGCGAGCGTCAGCAAGGGCGAGCTGCAGCGCATCACCCGCCGCTACACCTCGGAGATCGGCATCGTCATCGGCCCCGATAAGGACATCCCGGCACCCGACGTTGGCACCAACGCAATGACGATGGCGGTGATGATGGACACCTTCTCGATGAACCGCGGCGGCACCGCCACCGGCGTCGTCACCGGAAAGCCGATCGCGCTCGGCGGCAGCCTCGGCCGCCAGGAGGCGACCGGCCGCGGCGTCTTCATCGCCGCGCGCGAAGCCGCCCGCCACCTGAAGCTGCCGATCGAGGGCGCGCGCGTGGTCGTGCAGGGCTTCGGCAACGTCGGCGGCATCGGTGCGCAGCTGTTCCACGAGGCCGGTGCGCGCGTGATCGCGATCGCTGACCACAGCGCCACCCTGGTCAACGAAGCCGGCATCGACATCCCCGCCGCGCTCGAACACGCCGCCGCGTACGGCGAGCTGGCCGGCTTCGGCGGTGCCGCGTCGCTCGACCTCGAGGCGTTCTGGCGCCTGGAATGCGAGTTCCTCGTCCCCGCCGCACTCGAAAGCCAGCTCACCGCCGAGCGCGCCGCCGGAGTGCATGCCTGCATCATCGTCGAAGGCGCCAACGGCCCGACCACCCCGGCGGCAGACGACGTGCTGCGCGAGCGCGGCATCCTGGTGGTGCCCGACGTGCTCGCTAATGCCGGCGGCGTCACCGTGTCCTATTTTGAGTGGGTGCAGGATTTCTCCAGCTTCTTCTGGACCGAGGACGAGATCAACGACCGCCTTGAGCGCATCATGGTCGGCGCCTTCGGTGCGATCTGGAAGGTGGCGCAGGAAAAGCAGGTGTCGCTGCGCACCGCCGCCTTCATCATTGCCTGTCACCGCGCGCTGGAGGCGCGCGCCGAGCGCGGGCTGTATCCCTGAATCACCGTCCCGGGACGTCCTGCCATTCCCGCCACGCGGACGTGCTCGATCGCGGGCAGTAGCCTGTCATGGGCCACCCGCGAATCGTTTTCGACCGCGACCGCGGCCGGCATTGTCCGGAGGCCGAATGCTGCGACGGGTGCAGTGGCTTCCGTGGGAAAGGCCATCGCCCTGATCAGCCGCCGTGCGCCGGATCCTTTAAGTCGGCTGCTGCAGATCGGCGATCACCGCGGCGAGGAAGCGGCCAGCTTCGCCGCCGGTGACCACGCGGTGGTCGAAGGTCAGGCTCAGCGGCAGCACCCGATGCACCACCGCGACCCCCTCGACCGCCACGACCTGGTCGTGGGCACGGCCGGCGCCGAGGATGGCGACGGTGGGCGGGACGACGACGGGGGCGGCGTACTTGCCCGCGATCATGCCGAAGTTCGACAGCGTGATCGTGCTGCCGCGCAGTTCCTCGGCGGGAATCTTGCGTGCGAGGACGTCGGCGCGCATGCGGTCGAGGCCGCGGCGCAGGTCGGCGGCGTCGCGCTGGGCGACGTCGCGCAGCACCGGCACGAACAGGCCCTCGGCGAGGTCCACGGCGATGCCGACGTCGACCCGCTCGAGCCGGCGCAGGCCCATCGAGTGGCCGTCGTACCAGGCGTTGAGCGCGGGCTCGGCGCGGCAGCCGGCGACCAGCGCACGCACCAGGCGGATGGTGATGTCGCTGCCGGGGGCCCAGGCGTGGATGTCGGCGTCGTCGATCACGGTGGCGGCGGCGACTTCGGCCTGGGCCAGCGCCATGTTCTGCGCCATCGCCCGGCGCACGCCGCGCAGCGGCTCGGCGGGGCCGGCGGCGGCGAGCTCCTTCGCCGCGCGCTGGACGTCGCTGCGGGTGATGATGCCGTCCGCGCCTGAAGGCGCGACCATCGCCAGCTCGATGCCGAGCTGACGTGCCAGTGCGCGCACCGCCGGAGTGGCGCGGACCGCCGACGGGCCGGTGCCGATCGCGGCCGGGGCTTCGGCATGGACTTCCTCGCCGACCTGCACCTCGCCCACCACGGTGCCGCTGTCGGCGTCTTCGTCCGTGCCCTCGAAGCCGGCCAGCGGGGCGCCGACATGGACGAGCCGGCCGGCTTCGCAGTACAGCTTGACGACGCGGCCGGAATGCGGAGAGGGAATCTCGACGATCGCCTTCGCCGTCTCCACCGACACCAGCGGCTGGTCGGCGGCGATGTCGTCGCCGGCCTTGACGTGCCATTCGACGATTTCAGCCTCCTGCAGGCCTTCGCCCAGGTCGGGCAGCTTGAAGATCTTCATGATGCCTCCTCCAGGGTGCGCCGCGCCGCGGCGACGATGCGCGCCACGCTCGGCAGGTACTGCTGCTCGAGCCGCGCGAGCGGGATCACGGTGTCGTAGCCGGTGACGCGCTGCACCGGGGCGAGCAGGGAATACAGGCCTTCCTCGGCGAGGCCGGCGGCGATCTCGGCGCCGAGCCCGGCGGTGCGCGCGGCTTCATGGACGATCACGCAGCGCCCGGTGCGCGCCACCGACTCGAGGATGGTCGCCATGTCGAGCGGCTTGAGGGTGGCGAGGTCGATGACTTCGGCCATCACCCCCTCGGCGGCGAGGGCGTCGGCGGCGGCCTCGGTCTCGTGGATCATCGCCCCCCAGCTCACCAGGGTGAGATCGGTGCCGCCGCGCAGGGTGAAGCACACGTCCAGCGGCAGGGCCTCGCCGTCGTCGGCGACGTCCTGGCGGAACAGGCGGTAGAGCCGTGTCGGCTCGAGAAAGATCACCGGATCGGGGTCGCGGATCGCGGCCAGCAGCAGGCCGTAGGCGCGTGCCGGCGAGGACGGCATCACCACGCGCAGGCCGGGGACGTGGGCGAGCATCGCCTCGGGGCTTTCGGAGTGGTGCTCGGGGGCGTGGATGCCGGCGCCGCAGGGGGTGCGCAGCACCAGCGGGCAGGACAGCCGCCCGCGGCTGCGGTTGCGCAGGCGCGAGGCGTGGTTGATCAGGTGATCCAGCGCCGGGTAGAGGAAGCCGGAAAACTGGATCTCGGCCACCGGCTTCAGCCCCATCGCTGCCATCCCCACGGCGGTGCCGGCGATCGCCGTTTCGGCGAGCGGGGTGTCGATCACCCGCTCCGCGCCGAAGCGCTGCTGCAGGCCGAGGGTGGCGCGGAACACGCCGCCGTTGGCGCCGATGTCCTCGCCCAGCAACACCACCGCGGGGTCGTGCTCGAGCGCGTGGGCGAGCGCCTGGTTGACTGCTTCCACAAGGTTGAGCTCAGCCATGTTCCCCTCCGAGCGTGTCGATGAGTCCGTTGTGCGGGTGAGGCCGGGGCCGCATGCCGGCCGCGCTGCGCTCAAGACGATTGGTCGTGGTCCCCGCCGTTGTGCGGCGCAAAGCGCAGCGCGCTGGCGCGTTGTCCCTGCAAGGCGACGGGCAAGGTGGCGTAAAGATAGTCGAACATCGCCGCGGTGTCCGGGGCCGGGGTGGCGAGATAGGCTTCGACCGCGGCGTTGACCGTCTCGGCGCATTCGTGGGCGAGAGCTTCTTCCTGCGCCTTGCTCCACGCGCCCAGGTGCAGCAGGTGCTTGCGCAGGCGGGCGACCGGCTCGAGCGCCCATTGTTCCTGCACCAGCGCGGGGTCGCGGTAGCGCGAGGCGTCGTCGGCGGTGGTGTGGTCGCCGAGGCGGTAGGTCAGGGCTTCGATCAGGGTCGGCCCGCCGCCGCTGCGCGCGCGCTCGATCGCCTCGCGGGCGATGTGGTGCACGGCGACGACGTCGTTGCCATCGACCTGGATGCCGTCGATGCCGGCGGCGATCGCCTTCTGCGCCAGCGTCGCGGTGGCGCTCTGCGCGCTGCGCGGCAGCGAGATCGCCCACTGGTTGTTGCTCACCACCAGCACCATCGGCGCCTTCCACACCGCGGCGAAGTTCATGCCTTCGTAGAAATCGCCCTTGGAGGTCGCGCCGTCGCCCATGAAGCACACCGCCACGCGTGCTTCGCCGCGCAGCTTGAAGGCATAGGCGGCGCCGGCGGCGTGGCACACCTGGGTGGCGATCGGCACGCAGTTGGGGAAGTCGCTGCGCGGCCCGGAGAAGT
Proteins encoded in this window:
- the hutG gene encoding formimidoylglutamase, with protein sequence MNTDRNTMDAWMGRIDPEPDSPRWHQVIVPFSTAAAPGAVLLGFACDEGVRRNQGRPGAAAAPAAIRKALAGLAWHRSGPAYDAGDVVCTDGDLEGAQVRLAQNLAEILAGGHFPLVLGGGHEVAFGTWQGLAAHLKHNGERTPRIGIVNLDAHFDLRDPAHAHSSGTPFAQIAEAAAARGWPFRYACLGVSRTSNTRALFRRAAELDVLVREDREITPVTLPEVRAALDTFIADCDHLYLTIDLDVLPASEAPGVSAPAARGVPLVLLEALVEHLRDSGKLRVADLAELNPEHDIDHRTARVAGRLVHLLTLNG
- the hutI gene encoding imidazolonepropionase; the protein is MSTQNGQSMLWREATVFDGLQTLPQPMVVRIDGARITGLWPEAGFDPAQAEGCREAGRGGLVTPGLVDCHTHLVFGGSRAGEFERRLEGVSYAEIARAGGGILSTVRATRAASAHALFEAALPRLQALVDDGVTTVEIKSGYALDVAGELKMLRVARRLGQPEEGGLPVRVTTTLLGAHALPPEFTSDADGYIDQVCERMIPTAAAEGLADAVDVFCEGIAFSPAQCERVFQAAHHHGLAIKVHAEQLSNLGGAALAARYGALSADHLEYLDEAGVQAMAAAGTVGVLLPGAFLTLRETQLPPVELLRCHGVPIALATDANPGSSPLFMPTLMLNLACTLFRLTPREALAGMTAHGARALGLAEIGRIAVGQRADLCVWDVAHSAELAYAVQPGRLRQRVFGGRITHCRTPEAR
- a CDS encoding LysR family transcriptional regulator; translated protein: MELKWLEDFLSLADSGSFSRSAEQRHVSQPAFSRRIRALEAWLGVVLVDRSTFPTRLTEAGEAFKGPAADLINRLHGARALVRGHQAAAGDALVFAVPHTLAFAFFPAWLGRLKTGFGELPVRLVAGNVHDVVTMLVEGGCDLLLCYHHPAQPVWLDPGRFEGLRLPLEQVRPYLPRRLVGAADWQLPGRPEEPIPFLRYGSNTYLRRMVDTILDRAVRPAHLAMQYESDMAESLKAMLLAGHGLAFLPVSAVAREVERGEVVVAGGPEWSLEMEVRLYRDRANSRPGLLRLWQYLAAQTAHPPG
- a CDS encoding Glu/Leu/Phe/Val family dehydrogenase yields the protein MSATRQDKTSPDRLAGLSYLNPAAPEPWASFVEQIERVRPYLGSLERWIETLKHPKRTLIVDVPIERDDGTVAHYEGYRVQHSLSRGPGKGGVRFHPDVTLNEVMALAGWMTIKNAAVGLPFGGAKGGIRVDPASVSKGELQRITRRYTSEIGIVIGPDKDIPAPDVGTNAMTMAVMMDTFSMNRGGTATGVVTGKPIALGGSLGRQEATGRGVFIAAREAARHLKLPIEGARVVVQGFGNVGGIGAQLFHEAGARVIAIADHSATLVNEAGIDIPAALEHAAAYGELAGFGGAASLDLEAFWRLECEFLVPAALESQLTAERAAGVHACIIVEGANGPTTPAADDVLRERGILVVPDVLANAGGVTVSYFEWVQDFSSFFWTEDEINDRLERIMVGAFGAIWKVAQEKQVSLRTAAFIIACHRALEARAERGLYP
- a CDS encoding dihydrolipoamide acetyltransferase family protein translates to MKIFKLPDLGEGLQEAEIVEWHVKAGDDIAADQPLVSVETAKAIVEIPSPHSGRVVKLYCEAGRLVHVGAPLAGFEGTDEDADSGTVVGEVQVGEEVHAEAPAAIGTGPSAVRATPAVRALARQLGIELAMVAPSGADGIITRSDVQRAAKELAAAGPAEPLRGVRRAMAQNMALAQAEVAAATVIDDADIHAWAPGSDITIRLVRALVAGCRAEPALNAWYDGHSMGLRRLERVDVGIAVDLAEGLFVPVLRDVAQRDAADLRRGLDRMRADVLARKIPAEELRGSTITLSNFGMIAGKYAAPVVVPPTVAILGAGRAHDQVVAVEGVAVVHRVLPLSLTFDHRVVTGGEAGRFLAAVIADLQQPT
- a CDS encoding alpha-ketoacid dehydrogenase subunit beta → MAELNLVEAVNQALAHALEHDPAVVLLGEDIGANGGVFRATLGLQQRFGAERVIDTPLAETAIAGTAVGMAAMGLKPVAEIQFSGFLYPALDHLINHASRLRNRSRGRLSCPLVLRTPCGAGIHAPEHHSESPEAMLAHVPGLRVVMPSSPARAYGLLLAAIRDPDPVIFLEPTRLYRLFRQDVADDGEALPLDVCFTLRGGTDLTLVSWGAMIHETEAAADALAAEGVMAEVIDLATLKPLDMATILESVARTGRCVIVHEAARTAGLGAEIAAGLAEEGLYSLLAPVQRVTGYDTVIPLARLEQQYLPSVARIVAAARRTLEEAS
- the pdhA gene encoding pyruvate dehydrogenase (acetyl-transferring) E1 component subunit alpha, with the translated sequence MSTVARFHIEHVRLIDAEGEALAPLPAFARDPAALVPLYRAMYLTRTFDAKAIALQRTGKLGTFASALGQEAVGVGVAAAMRAEDVLLPSYREHAAQLVRGVKIEESLRYWGGDERGCDFSGPRSDFPNCVPIATQVCHAAGAAYAFKLRGEARVAVCFMGDGATSKGDFYEGMNFAAVWKAPMVLVVSNNQWAISLPRSAQSATATLAQKAIAAGIDGIQVDGNDVVAVHHIAREAIERARSGGGPTLIEALTYRLGDHTTADDASRYRDPALVQEQWALEPVARLRKHLLHLGAWSKAQEEALAHECAETVNAAVEAYLATPAPDTAAMFDYLYATLPVALQGQRASALRFAPHNGGDHDQSS